The region CGGCGACGGATGAGACGCGCCCGGTGCTCTCCGGCGTGCTCATGACGATCAAGGGGGAGCAGCTGACGCTCGCGGCGGCGGACGGGTTCCGCCTGGCCGTGCGCACGGTGCCGCTGGCGGCGCCGTTACCCGAACAAGTGGAGGAGGCGCCCCTCAACCTGCTGGTGCCGGCGCGCGCGTTGACCGAGCTGGCGCGGATCGTGCCGGACGGGGACGAGCTGGTCGAGATCGCCGCGACGCCGAGCCAGAATCAGGTCATGTTCCAGTATCCGGCGGCCGATCCAGACCGGATGCCGTCGATCCTCCTCGTCTCCCGTCTCATCGAGGGCCAGTTCCCCGACTACCAGCGCATCATCCCCCAGAGCTACCAGACGCGGGTGGTGCTGCCGGTGGGCGACTTCCTGCAGGCGACGAAGACGGCGGCCGTCTTCAGCCGCGACAACTCCAACATCGTGCGCATCTCGGTGTCGCCGAGCGGCGACGAGCTGACGCCCGGGCGCATCGACGTGCTGGCCAGCAGCGCGGAGATGGGCGACAACGCCGGCCAGCTGGACGGCAGCGTCGAGGGGCAGGAGGTGCAGATCGCCTTCAACGTGCGCTACCTGCGCGACGCGCTGGAGGCGGTGAGCTCGGGCGAGGTGGCGCTGGAGGTGACCGGCCCAACGAGCCCGGGCCTCCTGAAGCCGGTGGCCGGCGGCGACCACCTCCACGTCATCATGCCGATGCACGTCAGCCGCTGAGCTGTACCTGTTTTCTGCGGTCCACTGATGCCAGTAGTACGTGAGTGGCTGGATGATCGGGGTGCGTCCTTGCCCGCCCACCACACGAGCGTGGAGCTCCAGATCGATGGCTCACGAGTGAAAGTGAGCGAAATCATGCTCACGGCAGGAACAGAAGTCGCGGTGCCGTTCCAAACGAAGCTCGTGCCCGATCCTCAGAAGAGCTCCATTTGGAGCACCCGGGTCTGAAGCAGACTCAGCTCGCGGCCTCCTTGTCTTCCTGCCCTGGCCCAGGACCGCGTCCAGTGGGCGTTTGATCTCGATGCCAACCTGGTCGCCGAGCCAACCTAACGGAGGCCAAACCTCCGGTTGAGGCGAGCCGCGCTCTCGCGACGACGAATTCACCTCCAATGCCCAGCGCATGGCCGCCCACGAGCCGCGACTTGTCGATATACTGCGCGATGCATCTCGGATCGAAGGGGGGACGGGCGATGGCCACGATTACGATTTCTCCAAACGGTCGGAACTTCTACGAGCAGGACAGCGCTGCCACCGAGCTACTGGTCGGAACTGCCGACGGGATCGTCGTCCTCACGCGCTCCGGCCCTGGCGAGGAGTGGCAGGAAAAGCGGCGGGAGCTGCGCGGCAACCACATCGAGTCGCTCGTGGTGGAGCCAACGCGCGGCGCGATCCTCGCCGGCACGGGAAAAAGCGGCGTCTGGGCGAGTGATGACGGCGGCCAAACTTGGGAACGTCGCAGCGATGGCATCGCCTCCGAACGAATATTTGCGCTGAACTACGTTCAGGCGGGCGACGAGCTG is a window of Chloroflexota bacterium DNA encoding:
- the dnaN gene encoding DNA polymerase III subunit beta — encoded protein: MKLVCTQRALAEGLAIVERAVPAKSPLPVLSNVLLATDAGRLKLVANNLEMAISAWIGADIADEGRVTLPAHLLADFVGSLGGGDIQMALKPGTKTMNLRCGRYEANINGIDAEDFPAVPSVGEGPRCRIGAKTLRAGINQVAFAAATDETRPVLSGVLMTIKGEQLTLAAADGFRLAVRTVPLAAPLPEQVEEAPLNLLVPARALTELARIVPDGDELVEIAATPSQNQVMFQYPAADPDRMPSILLVSRLIEGQFPDYQRIIPQSYQTRVVLPVGDFLQATKTAAVFSRDNSNIVRISVSPSGDELTPGRIDVLASSAEMGDNAGQLDGSVEGQEVQIAFNVRYLRDALEAVSSGEVALEVTGPTSPGLLKPVAGGDHLHVIMPMHVSR